The following proteins come from a genomic window of Aspergillus luchuensis IFO 4308 DNA, chromosome 3, nearly complete sequence:
- the FRS1 gene encoding phenylalanine--tRNA ligase subunit beta (BUSCO:EOG09260VTA;~COG:J;~EggNog:ENOG410PGUM;~InterPro:IPR009061,IPR020825,IPR005146,IPR005147, IPR041616,IPR004531,IPR040659;~PFAM:PF03483,PF18262,PF03484,PF17759;~go_component: GO:0005737 - cytoplasm [Evidence IEA];~go_function: GO:0000166 - nucleotide binding [Evidence IEA];~go_function: GO:0000287 - magnesium ion binding [Evidence IEA];~go_function: GO:0003723 - RNA binding [Evidence IEA];~go_function: GO:0004826 - phenylalanine-tRNA ligase activity [Evidence IEA];~go_function: GO:0005524 - ATP binding [Evidence IEA];~go_process: GO:0006432 - phenylalanyl-tRNA aminoacylation [Evidence IEA]) → MPTISVDKEALFKALGRDYTTEEFDELCFEFGIELDEDTTNSDRPIVNGKQEPPQLKIEIPANRYDLLCFEGIALMLNIFLGRQPLPNYKLVEPANGELQTIIVKEDTMKIRPLVSGAILRNIKFDQARYESFIALQDKLHQNLARQRTLVSIGTHDLDTIQGPFTYEALPPKDIKFVPLNQTKEMNGEELMAFYEKDKHLGKYLHIIRDSPVYPVIYDSKRTVCSLPPIINGDHSKITLDTKNVFIEITALDKTKVEIVNRIIVSMFSQYTSEPFTIEPVKVISDHNNETRVVPDIAPRTTQAEVSYLNQCCGLELSPEEICTLLKKMAYDAKPSTASKDLIDVFIPPTRADVLHQADIMEDVAIAYGFNNLPRSFPSKSGTIAQPLPINKLTDIVRMEAAMAGWSEVLPLILCSHDENFAWLNRKDDGNTAVKLANPKTTEFQVVRTSLLPGLLKTIRENKHHAVPMKVFEVSDVAFKDLSLERKSRNERHFAAAWYGKTSGFEVVHGLLDRVMAMLKSAFITGEEGLENSAMADSQYWIEELDEPTYFPGHAASVHVRIAGKDHVIGAFGILHPTVLENYELKYPVSTLEINVEAFL, encoded by the exons ATGCCTACCATCTCCGTTGACAAGGAGGCGCTTTTCAAGGCGCTCGGTCGGGA TTATACCACCGAGGAGTTCGACGAGCTGTGCTTCGAATTCG GAATTGAACTCGATGAAGAC ACCACCAACTCGGACAGACCGATCGTGAACGGCAAGCAGGAACCCCCGCAGCTCAAGATCGAGATCCCCGCCAACCG ATATGACCTGCTGTGCTTCGAGGGTATCGCCCTCATGCTCAACATCTTCCTGGGCCGTCAGCCTCTCCCCAACTACAAGCTGGTCGAGCCTGCCAATGGTGAACTTCagaccatcatcgtcaaggaGGAC ACTATGAAGATCCGCCCCCTCGTCTCCGGTGCCATTCTCCGCAATATCAAATTCGACCAAGCGCGTTACGAATCCTTCATTGCCCTGCAAGACAAGCTCCACCAGAACCTCGCCAGGCAAAGAACTCTTGTTTCCATCGGTACCCACGATCTGGACACCATCCAGGGCCCTTTCACATACGAGGCCCTTCCCCCGAAGGACATCAAGTTTGTCCCTCTCAACCAGACGAAAGAAATGAACGGCGAGGAGTTGATGGCTTTCTACGAG AAAGACAAGCACCTGGGCAAGtacctccacatcatccgcGACTCCCCCGTTTACCCCGTGATCTACGACTCCAAGAGAACCGtctgctctcttcctcctatcATCAACGGCGATCACTCCAAGATCACCCTGGACACCAAGAACGTCTTCATCGAGATCACTGCCCTTGACAAGACGAAGGTTGAGATTGTTAACCGGATCATTGTGTCCATGTTCTCTCAATACACCTCCGAGCCTTTCAC GATTGAGCCTGTTAAGGTGATCTCCGATCACAACAACGAGACTAGAGTCGTCCCCGACATTGCGCCCCGTACGACTCAGGCCGAGGTTTCCTACCTCAACCAGTGCTGCGGCCTGGAGCTCTCCCCCGAGGAGATTTGCACTctcctgaagaagatggcttACGATGCGAAGCCCTCTACCGCTTCCAAGGATCTGATTGATGTGTTTATCCCTCCGACGAGAGCCGACGTTCTCCACCAAGCCGACATCATGGAGGATGTCGCCATCGCTTATGGCTTCAACAACCTTCCCCGGTCTTTCCCCAGCAAGTCCGGTACCATTGCtcaacccctccccatcaacaAGCTTACCGATATTGTGCGCATGGAGGCTGCCATGGCCGGCTGGTCTGAGGTGCTGCCCCTGATCCTGTGCTCGCACGACGAGAACTTCGCTTGGCTCAACCGCAAGGACGATGGAAACACCGCCGTCAAGCTGGCCAACCCCAAGACGACTGAGTTCCAGGTTGTCCGCACAAGCCTGCTGCCCGGTCTGCTCAAGACCATCCGTGAGAACAAGCATCACGCTGTGCCCATGAAGGTTTTCGAAGTCAGCGATGTTGCTTTCAAGGACCTGTCTCTGGAGCGTAAGAGTCGTAACGAGAGGCACTTCGCTGCTGCCTGGTACGGCAAGACGAGTGGTTTCGAGGTTGTCCATGGTCTCCTGGACCGTGTCATGGCCATGCTCAAGAGCGCTTTCATCACTGGCGAGGAGGGCCTTGAGAACTCCGCCATGGCTGACTCTCAGTACTGGATTGAGGAGCTTGACG AACCCACCTACTTCCCCGGACACGCCGCCTCCGTCCACGTGCGCATAGCTGGCAAGGATCACGTCATCGGTGCCTTCGGTATCCTGCACCCGACGGTGTTGGAGAACTACGAGTTGAAGTACCCCGTCAGCACTCTGGAGATCAACGTCGAAGCTTTCCTGTAA
- a CDS encoding protein phosphatase 2A structural subunit TPD3 (BUSCO:EOG09261AH9;~COG:T;~EggNog:ENOG410PFRF;~InterPro:IPR016024,IPR011989,IPR021133;~PFAM:PF13646), whose product MEGQGENDELYPIAVLIDELKHDDVLLRLNAIHRLSTIALALGPERTREELIPFLDDSVEDEDEVLTALSEELGNFIEYVGGPEYGHVLLSPLENLAAIEEPLVREKAVESLNKIGEQLSEKQIEENFIPMVLRLSKADWFTSKVSATGLYCVPYRKASPSSQQTLRQYYGGLVHDDTPMVRRQSGNNLAKFIKELNTQIVIEEMIPLFQHLATDEQDSVRLLTVDVLISIAEEIPKEQQPSHGVLLTSLRNLFEDKSWRVRYMVADRYEKIAKAVHEEVVTRDMVPSFVKLLKDTEAEVRTAIAGQIPGFCNLIDRDTLLNEIMTSVEDLVSDPSQHVRAALGTQISGLAPILGKEETIAHLLPMFLQMLKDEFPDVRLHIISKLELVNKVIGIDLLSQSLLPAIVQLAEDKQWRVRLAIIEYIPLLASQLGVKFFDEQLSELCMGWLGDTVFSIREAATQNLRKLTEVFGVDWAKGSIIPKVMGMGQHTNYLYRMTTCFAISTLAPVVSLDIIENSILPILDRLVSDEIPNIRFNVAKSYAVLIDTLRRLPTEGTLTDLEKAGKTATPSPRGQDLIQQRILPSLEKLQEDEDVDVRYFATTAAGGHEEVMQTSP is encoded by the exons ATGGAGGGCCAAGGAGAGAACGACGAGCTTTACCCTATCGCCGTCCTTATTGATGAGTTGAAG CATGACGATGtactcctccgcctcaatGCCATCCACCGTCTGTCTACTATCGCTTTGGCCTTAGGGCCCGAGCGGACCCGGGAAGAACTTATCCCTTTCCTTGATG ATTccgtcgaggatgaagatgaggttttGACTGCACTGAGTGAAGAGCTGGGTAATTTCATAGAGTATGTCGGGGGTCCGGAGTACGGGCATGTACTCCTCTCTCCGCTCGAGAACTTGGCTGCTATTGAAGAGCCTCTGGTCAGAGAAAAG GCTGTGGAATCCCTCAATAAGATCGGCGAGCAGTTGTCCGAGAAGCAGATCGAAGAGAATTTCATCCCGATGGTTCTACGCCTGTCGAAAGCCGACTGGTTCACCTCGAAGGTTTCCGCGACCGGCCTGTACTGTGTTCCGTATAGGAAGGCTTCTCCCTCATCACAGCAGACCCTTCGGCAATACTATGGAGGCCTCGTACATGATGACACACCGATGGTGAGGAGACAGTCGGGCAACAACTTGGCGAAGTTTATCAAAGAATTGAATACCCAAATCGTTATTGAAGAGATGATACCCCTGTTTCAGCACCTTGCAACAGACGAGCAAGACAGTGTCCGCTTGCTTACAGTTGATGTTCTCATCTCGATCGCGGAAGAGATCcccaaggagcagcagcccaGCCATGGTGTTCTTTTGACCTCCTTGCGCAACCTGTTCGAGGATAAGAGTTGGAGAGTCAGGTACATGGTTGCCGATAGATATGAGAAG ATCGCTAAAGCTGTGCACGAAGAGGTCGTGACTCGTGATATGGTCCCCTCTTTTGTCAAGCTTCTGAAGGACACCGAAGCCGAAGTCCGTACTGCCATTGCTGGACAGATCCCAG GCTTCTGCAATCTGATTGACCGAGACACATTGCTCAACGAAATCATGACTAGCGTGGAAGACCTTGTTTCTGATCCATCTCAGCATGTGCGCGCCGCTCTTGGTACTCAGATCAGCGGTCTTGCACCGATACTCGGAAAGGAGGA GACCATTGCGCACCTCCTCCCGATGTTTTTGCAGATGCTTAAGGACGAGTTCCCCGATGTCCGCCTTCATATCATCTCCAAGCTGGAATTGGTCAACAAAG ttaTCGGCATCGATCTTCTCTCACAGTCACTTCTCCCAGCTATTGTGCAGCTGGCCGAAGACAAGCAATGGAGAGTGCGTCTCGCAATCATCGAATACATTCCCCTGCTTGCAAGCCAATTGGGAGTCAAGTTCTTCGACGAACAGCTCAGCGAGCTTTGCATGGGCTGGCTCGGTGATACAGTTTTCTCTATTCGTGAGGCTGCTACTCAAAATTTGAGGAAGCTGACGGAAGTGTTTGGTGTCGACTGGGCTAAGGGCTCTATCATCCCCAaggtgatggggatgggtcAACACACCAACTACCTGTACAGAATGACAACTTGCTTTGCCATCTCC ACTCTCGCACCCGTTGTTTCGCTGGACATCATCGAGAACTCAATTCTCCCCATCTTGGATCGACTTGTCTCGGATGAGATCCCCAACATCCGTTTCAATGTGGCCAAGTCTTATGCCGTGCTGATCGATACCCTGCGTCGCCTCCCCACAGAGGGAACCCTCACAGACCTGGAGAAGGCAGGTAAAACTGCCACACCATCCCCGCGGGGTCAGGACCTCATCCAGCAAAGAATCCTCCCCAGCttggagaagctgcaggaggacgaagacgtTGATGTTCGGTATTTCGCAACGACTGCCGCAGGCGGCCACGAGGAAGTCATGCAGACTTCACCGTAG
- the RPS3 gene encoding 40S ribosomal protein uS3 (BUSCO:EOG092647L7;~COG:J;~EggNog:ENOG410PGWV;~InterPro:IPR001351,IPR009019,IPR036419,IPR015946, IPR005703,IPR018280,IPR004044;~PFAM:PF00189,PF07650;~go_component: GO:0015935 - small ribosomal subunit [Evidence IEA];~go_function: GO:0003723 - RNA binding [Evidence IEA];~go_function: GO:0003735 - structural constituent of ribosome [Evidence IEA];~go_process: GO:0006412 - translation [Evidence IEA]) codes for MAAVQGAISKRRKFVADGVFYAELNEFFQRELAEEGYSGVEVRVTPTVTDIIIRATHTQEVLGEQGRRIRELTSLIQKRFKFPENSVSLYAAKVQNRGLSAVAQCESLRYKLLNGLAVRRACYGVLRFIMESGAKGCEVVVSGKLRAARAKSMKFTDGFMIHSGQPAKEFIDSATRHVLLRQGVLGIKVKIMRGSDPEGKAGPQKTLPDAVTIIEPKEEQPVLQPMSQDYGAKALAAQQAAEQQRLAEQQATEAQEGAGAEAYAQE; via the exons ATGGCTGCTGTCCAGGGAGCTATTTCGAAGCGCCGCAAGTTCGTCGCCGACGGTGTCTTCTATGCCGAGCTGAACGAGTTCTTCCAGCGCGAGCTGGCTGAGGAGGGATACTCCGGCGTTGAAGTCCGTGTCACTCCCACCGTCACCGACATCA TCATCCGTGCCACCCACACCCAGGAGGTTCTCGGTGAGCAGGGCCGCCGCATCCGCGAGctcacctccctcatccAGAAGCGCTTCAAGTTCCCCGAGAACTCCGTTTCCCTCTATGCCGCCAAGGTCCAGAACCGTGGTCTCTCCGCCGTCGCTCAGTGCGAGTCCCTCCGCTACAAGCTCCTCAACGGTCTGGCCGTCCGCCGTGCTTGCTACGGTGTCCTCCGTTTCATCATGGAGAGCGGTGCCAAGGGTTGCGAGGTTGTCGTCTCCGGAAAGCTCCGTGCTGCCCGTGCCAAGTCCATGAAGTTCACT GACGGTTTCATGATCCACTCCGGTCAGCCCGCCAAGGAATTCATCGACAGCGCCACCCGCCACGTTCTCCTCCGCCAGGGTGTCCTCGGTATCAAGGTCAAGATCATGCGCGGTTCCGACCCCGAGGGCAAGGCCGGTCCCCAGAAGACTCTCCCCGATGCCGTCACCATCATCGAGCCTAAGGAGGAGCAGCCCGTCCTGCAGCCCATGAGCCAGGACTACGGCGCCAAGGCTCTTGCCGCTCAGCAGGCCGCTGAGCAGCAGCGTCTGGCTGAGCAGCAGGCCACCGAGGCCCAGGAGGGTGCCGGTGCCGAGGCTTACGCCCAggagtaa